A window of the Cryomorphaceae bacterium genome harbors these coding sequences:
- a CDS encoding T9SS C-terminal target domain-containing protein produces the protein MKKFYFLVFLSLILCAQGAFSQARIVFQNDPYIVINDNAYLVIGNGNANAITNPAQGNIVSEDEFNYVKWNIANQTGSYVIPFTTANDDKIPVTVDISSAGSGGTAQHFLFSTYGGLGGANWDSFVNRPTPVNHTVDIATGLVNNSPYVIDRYYILDGMGYTNRPSATLSIGYADEEHTAIGNTIVESLLGGQRYNSDEDVWGDYLPEGTANTSTNVVTGIPAPAADFFRAWTLVSREMPLPVELLSFNAVCENGVMRVQWSTATELNNDFFMLERSRDALNWEWVKDVEGAGNSSVRLDYEVSDHSVYEGDTYYRLTQFDYNGTHKVYGPVSGNCSDFELDIVTVLNNFNSQELTLRVSSSINEDFDLYVLSMNGQVMMGQQRVPVRSGMNDIVINRNRLAMGVYIIQLVNDNHLLTRKVALN, from the coding sequence ATGAAGAAATTCTATTTTCTGGTATTTTTGTCACTGATTCTCTGCGCACAAGGTGCTTTTTCTCAGGCTAGAATCGTATTTCAAAATGATCCGTATATAGTCATCAACGACAACGCCTACCTCGTAATCGGTAACGGCAACGCCAATGCAATCACCAATCCTGCACAAGGAAATATTGTTTCCGAGGATGAGTTTAACTATGTGAAGTGGAACATTGCCAACCAAACCGGATCTTACGTAATACCTTTTACCACGGCAAATGATGATAAGATTCCTGTAACCGTTGATATCAGCAGTGCAGGAAGCGGAGGAACCGCGCAGCACTTTCTTTTCTCAACCTACGGAGGGCTTGGCGGGGCCAACTGGGACAGCTTTGTAAACCGCCCCACTCCGGTGAATCACACTGTTGATATCGCCACCGGACTCGTGAACAACTCTCCCTACGTGATTGACAGATATTACATTCTTGACGGAATGGGTTACACCAACAGACCGTCGGCAACCTTAAGTATTGGATATGCCGATGAAGAGCACACAGCTATTGGTAATACAATTGTAGAGTCACTTCTTGGCGGACAGCGTTACAATTCCGACGAGGACGTATGGGGCGATTATCTACCTGAGGGAACTGCAAATACGAGCACAAATGTTGTAACCGGCATTCCAGCTCCTGCGGCTGACTTTTTCCGCGCCTGGACCCTGGTTAGCCGTGAAATGCCTCTTCCTGTAGAATTACTCTCTTTCAATGCCGTGTGTGAAAATGGTGTCATGCGGGTTCAGTGGTCTACAGCCACAGAGTTAAACAACGACTTTTTTATGCTGGAGCGCTCCAGAGATGCGCTCAACTGGGAATGGGTAAAAGATGTGGAAGGAGCAGGAAACAGCAGCGTGCGCCTGGATTATGAAGTAAGCGATCACAGCGTTTATGAAGGCGACACTTACTACCGCCTTACTCAATTCGACTACAACGGAACCCATAAAGTTTACGGGCCAGTTTCAGGAAATTGCAGCGACTTTGAACTCGACATTGTTACAGTACTAAACAACTTCAACTCCCAGGAGCTCACCCTGCGGGTTTCTTCATCCATCAATGAAGATTTTGATCTCTATGTGTTAAGCATGAATGGCCAGGTGATGATGGGACAACAAAGAGTGCCCGTTCGTTCTGGAATGAACGACATCGTCATCAATCGAAACAGATTGGCCATGGGTGTATATATTATTCAGCTTGTAAACGACAACCACCTTCTTACCCGGAAAGTGGCTCTCAATTGA
- a CDS encoding anthranilate synthase component I family protein — protein MRRAVAIELAESVLKGLTKKFPQVALLRSNNSTGRNIVALGCLDELIICAADKHNPIAALAEFHQKHEDWIFGYLTYEVKDSLENLSSANLDQQQWPLLRFFRPEWIVAWKDRETTLYLLPDQKPDDFFELIGEGSNENTDAIPIPVLQPALSREDYLKAVNRVKEHIQQGDVYELNYTFPLEARVPALDTFELYKRVNNATRAPFSVYYHDQHHSLICGSPERYLRKTGKELISQPIKGTMRRGSPGEDDLLKEMLRNDPKERAENIMITDLVRNDLSRVAAPKSVVVDELCEIYTFHTVHQMISTIRAELAEDCSGWDALRTSFPMGSMTGAPKIRAMELIEELEVRRRGLYSGAFGLVFPNGDFDFNVVIRSLLYSRENGMLALHTGSAITAASVPEQEYDECMLKAEALLRAINNPTDVPAVS, from the coding sequence ATGCGACGAGCCGTAGCTATTGAACTGGCAGAATCAGTCCTCAAAGGATTAACGAAAAAATTTCCTCAAGTTGCCTTGTTGAGGTCCAACAATTCGACGGGTCGGAACATTGTGGCGCTCGGTTGCCTCGATGAGCTGATTATTTGCGCAGCAGATAAGCACAATCCTATTGCTGCGCTGGCCGAATTTCACCAGAAGCATGAGGACTGGATTTTCGGGTACCTGACTTATGAAGTCAAGGATAGTCTGGAAAATCTTTCCTCTGCCAATCTCGACCAACAACAGTGGCCTTTGCTTCGCTTCTTCAGGCCTGAATGGATAGTAGCGTGGAAGGACCGCGAAACCACGCTATACCTGTTGCCCGATCAAAAACCGGATGATTTCTTCGAATTAATAGGAGAAGGCTCGAACGAGAATACTGATGCCATACCCATTCCTGTTCTTCAGCCTGCGTTAAGTCGCGAAGACTACCTGAAAGCGGTTAATCGTGTGAAAGAGCACATTCAGCAGGGCGATGTGTACGAATTGAACTATACTTTTCCGCTTGAAGCCCGGGTACCCGCACTGGATACATTTGAGCTTTACAAACGAGTAAACAATGCAACACGAGCCCCATTTTCGGTGTATTATCACGACCAACATCACTCATTGATTTGTGGAAGTCCGGAGCGTTACCTTCGGAAAACGGGCAAAGAACTCATTTCGCAGCCCATTAAGGGAACCATGCGTCGGGGAAGCCCCGGAGAGGATGATCTTCTCAAAGAAATGCTTCGCAACGACCCCAAAGAACGCGCTGAAAACATCATGATTACCGATTTGGTGCGCAATGATCTGTCGCGTGTGGCAGCACCGAAATCGGTCGTAGTGGATGAGCTGTGCGAGATTTATACTTTTCACACTGTGCATCAGATGATTTCCACCATTCGGGCTGAATTGGCCGAAGATTGTTCAGGGTGGGATGCCTTGCGGACTTCGTTTCCCATGGGAAGCATGACCGGCGCTCCCAAAATCAGAGCCATGGAGTTGATTGAAGAACTTGAAGTACGTCGCAGAGGATTGTATTCCGGTGCCTTCGGTCTGGTTTTTCCCAACGGCGATTTTGATTTCAACGTGGTAATCAGAAGCTTGCTGTACAGCCGTGAAAATGGCATGCTCGCCTTGCACACAGGTAGCGCCATTACTGCTGCATCTGTACCAGAGCAGGAATACGACGAATGCATGCTGAAAGCCGAAGCGCTTCTTCGTGCCATAAACAACCCCACCGATGTACCCGCAGTTTCTTGA
- the tilS gene encoding tRNA lysidine(34) synthetase TilS, which translates to MYPQFLDFVEKHKLFSASSNLLVAASGGLDSMVLLHLLQKMNATFEVAHMNYGLRGNESDADEKLVRNWCEANNRVLHVKRTDPAELSSVQTDARKLRYAWFRELMERHSLSLLATAHHANDNLETLFTNLLRGAGAHGWSGIPLNENQTVRPLLFATRAQLEEYAVSEAIHWRADESNSQDTYLRNRIRHHLVPVLEELHPQAVKRVSANQLLLREDLALLETLIWQLNPDAIRREEEVLHIDTNALRPESKRSAVLFALLRPLGFSHEQCEAMLKITESGKQIATNDYTAWFNRGVWQVVSAPQLQSMEAVWIAADTISLERPLHLTIREVSAEGFQPLPNPDIAALDAGKLNFPLQVRLWRYGDRMTPLGMKGSRLVSDILIDEKVPQHRKRHIFVLESKGEIAWLVGLRISERFKITPNTQRVLLFTLL; encoded by the coding sequence ATGTACCCGCAGTTTCTTGATTTTGTAGAAAAACACAAGCTCTTCTCAGCAAGCAGCAATTTGCTGGTTGCGGCAAGTGGCGGTCTCGATTCAATGGTACTGCTGCATTTGCTGCAAAAAATGAACGCTACTTTTGAAGTTGCACACATGAATTACGGATTGCGGGGTAACGAGAGTGATGCCGACGAAAAACTGGTGCGTAATTGGTGCGAAGCCAACAATCGGGTGTTGCACGTAAAACGAACCGATCCGGCCGAGCTTAGTTCCGTTCAAACCGATGCACGAAAGCTGCGCTATGCATGGTTCCGGGAGTTGATGGAGCGACACTCTCTTTCGCTTCTGGCAACGGCTCACCATGCCAACGACAACCTTGAAACCCTGTTTACCAATCTGCTTCGCGGCGCAGGAGCCCACGGATGGTCGGGTATTCCGCTCAATGAAAACCAAACTGTGCGCCCACTTCTGTTTGCAACCCGCGCCCAGTTAGAGGAGTACGCTGTTTCGGAAGCCATTCATTGGCGCGCGGATGAAAGTAACTCGCAGGATACCTATTTACGCAATCGCATCCGGCATCATCTCGTGCCGGTGCTGGAGGAACTTCACCCACAGGCTGTGAAGCGCGTTTCGGCAAATCAACTTCTGTTGCGAGAAGATCTTGCACTTTTGGAAACACTGATTTGGCAATTGAACCCCGATGCCATCCGACGCGAAGAAGAGGTGTTGCACATTGACACAAACGCCCTTCGGCCCGAAAGTAAACGAAGCGCTGTGCTCTTTGCCTTGCTTCGCCCTTTAGGGTTTTCGCATGAGCAATGCGAAGCCATGTTGAAAATCACCGAAAGCGGAAAACAAATTGCCACAAATGATTACACAGCCTGGTTCAATCGCGGGGTGTGGCAGGTTGTGTCCGCACCGCAGCTACAAAGTATGGAAGCAGTGTGGATAGCCGCCGACACTATCTCCCTGGAGCGTCCGCTTCATCTTACCATTCGAGAAGTGTCCGCGGAGGGGTTTCAGCCTTTGCCAAATCCCGACATTGCAGCCCTTGATGCAGGAAAACTTAACTTTCCCTTACAAGTTCGTCTCTGGCGGTACGGTGACCGAATGACACCTCTGGGAATGAAAGGCTCTCGCCTGGTAAGCGACATATTGATTGACGAAAAAGTTCCTCAGCACAGAAAACGCCACATTTTTGTTCTGGAGTCGAAGGGTGAAATCGCATGGCTGGTGGGCCTGCGTATCTCCGAACGATTTAAAATCACCCCAAACACACAGCGGGTATTGCTGTTTACATTGCTGTGA
- a CDS encoding VUT family protein, giving the protein MFQKFFYWTPLGFLGPLSSQGSWLNSLTEFTFEISVGIIPYPVTFLVTDLISEIYGRKRANRVVMAGLFATLFVLLMVTLSNVAPATEWSPVDDERFQQVFGLTGVAVTASMVAYLLAQFIDIRIFHFWKRLTNGKHLWLRNNGSTMVSQFVDTAAVVGLLCLFGAIDWVRFWPLVFNGFLFKVMVAFIDTPFFYGTSWLARRYFGLKLGEEIDLTA; this is encoded by the coding sequence ATGTTTCAGAAGTTCTTCTATTGGACGCCATTGGGTTTTCTTGGGCCTTTGAGCTCACAAGGCTCGTGGTTGAATAGCCTCACCGAATTCACCTTCGAAATCAGCGTGGGAATCATACCCTACCCGGTAACTTTTCTGGTTACCGACCTTATTTCTGAAATCTACGGCCGCAAGCGCGCCAACCGGGTGGTGATGGCCGGATTGTTTGCCACACTGTTTGTATTGCTTATGGTAACCCTGAGCAATGTAGCGCCTGCTACCGAGTGGTCGCCTGTTGATGACGAGCGATTCCAGCAGGTATTTGGATTGACAGGAGTGGCCGTTACGGCCTCAATGGTTGCTTATCTTTTGGCGCAATTCATTGATATACGCATTTTTCACTTCTGGAAACGCTTAACCAACGGTAAGCACCTGTGGCTTCGCAATAACGGTTCTACCATGGTAAGTCAGTTTGTGGATACAGCGGCGGTGGTGGGCTTGCTGTGTCTCTTTGGTGCCATTGACTGGGTGCGGTTTTGGCCATTGGTATTCAATGGTTTTTTGTTCAAGGTGATGGTAGCCTTTATTGATACCCCCTTTTTCTACGGCACTTCGTGGCTGGCGCGGCGATACTTTGGCTTGAAACTGGGTGAGGAGATAGATTTAACAGCCTGA
- a CDS encoding thiol:disulfide interchange protein has protein sequence MLLRFTAFLSLLSLFAIAWPTYMNAQIYDPVKWSFSVDVHDGKSATLVLQADIQKGWHVYATELPSDDGPIATSFEFEPSGAYALDGKIQEPKFITKFDPNFDMELNFHDNQAIFRQKVDLLSSGAFTIKGMLTFMTCDDEKCLPPEDVNFTFEIPARESSTQGMAIPANQPPSGGMLEPVKWDFSIEDEGNNNFVFVAKATIDEHWHLYSQHLESLDGPIPTEFLFEQQPGLELVGVVEEPTPITAYDSLFEMMVSYFDKEAEFRQKFRNTGGLTALKGSVGFMACDDERCIFPDPEEFNESLPGVEPVDATAAITPTPTTPDRSLLGIFIIAFFGGFAALLTPCVFPMIPMTVSFFTKQSKTRAKGVTNAMIYALSIIFIYVLLGFGVTVIFGADALNAMSTNVWFNLAFFLLLVIFAISFFGAFEITLPSSFINKVDKNADRGGLIGIFFMAFTLALVSFSCTGPIIGTLLVEAAYVGGKSGPLVGMFGFSLALALPFGLFAAFPGWLNSLPQSGGWLNSVKVVLGFLELALAFKFLSNADLVVQAGIITREVFISIWIAVFGVMALYLFGAFRLPHDSPVDRLSVGRLLFGILTVTFTIYLIPGLWGAPLKIISGFPPPMFYSESPDGFGSSTAVVQVGEGGTPVKSGKGCPHNLQCFKDYDEGLAYAKEVGKPVLLDFTGWACVNCRKMEEQVWSHPDVLSRLREDVVLISLYVDDKRALPAEEQVEVTIGTKTRTLKTIGNKWSHFQADRYQSNSQPLYVLMDHDEQNLVEPTAYDLDVQRYVDWLDAGKAAFEKRNP, from the coding sequence ATGTTATTGAGATTCACAGCGTTTCTTTCCCTTTTGTCCTTGTTTGCAATTGCATGGCCCACTTACATGAATGCCCAGATTTACGATCCGGTGAAGTGGAGTTTTTCTGTGGATGTGCACGATGGTAAGAGCGCAACACTTGTGCTGCAAGCGGATATACAAAAGGGATGGCACGTATATGCCACCGAGTTGCCCAGTGATGATGGCCCGATTGCCACCTCTTTCGAGTTCGAGCCCTCCGGCGCTTATGCCTTAGACGGTAAGATTCAGGAACCAAAGTTCATTACCAAGTTCGATCCGAATTTCGACATGGAGCTGAATTTTCATGACAATCAGGCTATTTTCCGCCAGAAGGTAGATCTGCTTTCATCCGGGGCTTTTACCATCAAAGGTATGCTCACTTTTATGACCTGCGATGATGAAAAGTGCCTGCCGCCCGAAGATGTGAATTTCACATTCGAAATTCCTGCAAGAGAATCCTCCACGCAAGGTATGGCTATTCCAGCCAATCAACCTCCTTCGGGTGGAATGCTGGAGCCTGTGAAGTGGGACTTTTCTATTGAAGACGAAGGCAACAATAACTTTGTTTTTGTCGCCAAAGCAACGATTGACGAGCATTGGCACCTTTATTCACAGCACCTTGAAAGTCTGGATGGTCCAATTCCCACCGAGTTCTTGTTCGAACAGCAGCCCGGTTTGGAGTTGGTAGGAGTAGTAGAGGAGCCTACTCCCATAACGGCGTATGATTCTCTGTTTGAAATGATGGTGAGTTATTTCGACAAGGAAGCCGAGTTCCGCCAGAAATTCAGGAACACAGGTGGGCTCACCGCGCTCAAAGGCTCTGTTGGTTTCATGGCTTGCGACGACGAACGCTGCATTTTTCCCGATCCTGAAGAGTTTAACGAGTCGCTTCCCGGAGTTGAACCCGTAGATGCTACGGCAGCCATTACACCCACCCCAACTACACCCGATCGCTCACTGCTCGGAATCTTCATTATTGCATTCTTCGGAGGTTTTGCGGCACTGCTCACGCCTTGCGTATTTCCGATGATTCCTATGACCGTGAGTTTCTTTACCAAACAGAGCAAAACCAGGGCAAAAGGTGTTACCAACGCCATGATTTATGCCCTGAGCATCATCTTTATCTACGTACTGCTCGGGTTTGGCGTAACAGTTATTTTCGGTGCGGATGCGCTCAATGCCATGTCAACCAACGTGTGGTTTAACCTGGCGTTTTTTCTGCTGCTCGTCATTTTTGCCATTTCGTTTTTTGGAGCCTTTGAAATCACACTACCCAGTTCATTCATCAACAAGGTAGATAAGAATGCAGACAGGGGAGGTTTGATAGGAATCTTTTTCATGGCTTTTACGCTGGCACTGGTTTCTTTCTCCTGTACAGGGCCCATTATCGGGACTTTGTTGGTTGAGGCGGCATACGTAGGCGGTAAGTCTGGTCCGCTGGTGGGAATGTTCGGTTTTTCGCTGGCTCTCGCCCTCCCATTCGGACTTTTCGCAGCCTTTCCCGGGTGGCTCAACAGCCTGCCCCAATCAGGTGGTTGGTTGAACTCTGTAAAAGTTGTGCTGGGTTTCCTGGAACTTGCATTGGCCTTTAAATTCCTCTCCAACGCCGACCTCGTAGTGCAGGCCGGCATCATTACGCGAGAGGTTTTCATTTCCATTTGGATTGCCGTTTTTGGTGTAATGGCCCTCTATCTCTTTGGTGCTTTCAGGCTTCCGCACGACAGCCCCGTGGATCGCTTGTCCGTCGGTAGGCTGCTCTTTGGAATCCTCACCGTAACCTTCACCATATACCTGATACCGGGTTTGTGGGGCGCACCGCTTAAAATCATCAGCGGATTTCCGCCCCCCATGTTCTACAGCGAATCACCCGACGGCTTTGGCAGCAGCACTGCAGTGGTGCAGGTAGGAGAGGGCGGAACGCCTGTAAAAAGCGGAAAAGGTTGCCCACACAACCTTCAGTGCTTCAAGGATTACGACGAAGGCCTTGCCTACGCCAAAGAAGTGGGCAAACCGGTCTTACTCGATTTTACTGGGTGGGCCTGCGTGAATTGCCGCAAGATGGAAGAACAGGTGTGGTCGCACCCCGATGTGCTCTCTCGCCTGCGCGAAGACGTGGTGCTGATTTCACTCTACGTGGATGACAAACGAGCCCTTCCTGCCGAAGAGCAAGTTGAGGTGACCATCGGAACGAAAACAAGAACGTTGAAAACCATCGGTAACAAGTGGAGTCATTTCCAGGCAGATCGCTATCAAAGCAACTCGCAGCCTTTGTATGTGTTGATGGACCACGACGAGCAAAACCTTGTAGAGCCCACTGCCTACGACCTGGATGTGCAACGTTACGTGGACTGGCTCGATGCCGGCAAAGCCGCCTTTGAAAAGCGCAACCCTTAA
- the asnB gene encoding asparagine synthase (glutamine-hydrolyzing) has translation MCGIVGIVSQKPVKHREWLDAGRDGLQHRGPDDAGTWWSEDLRVGLAHRRLAIMDLSSDGHQPMHFPEKRLTVIFNGEIYNFRELRKELSVKGYSFHSQSDTEVLLAAFDCWGESFVSRLNGMFAFAIFDDVRQKIFLARDRTGEKPLFYRAANDELRFASELKALLADPLVPRSLNPDGLDTYLGLGFAPGDLCILEGFNKLPPAHQLSFDLKSGNLEIKRYWDFPKSNAQVPSLTKDMLLCELETLLSEAVQRQMVADVPVGVLLSGGVDSSLIAAMAVRHASEVRTFTIGFPGGNRYDERPHAKLVADFLGTRHHELMAEPTTVELFPELARQFDEPIVDSSMIPTYLVSKLVRQHCTVALGGDGGDELFGGYPRYNRLIRIQKQLGPLPLPLRKIISAGATHLLPAGTWGRTYLQTLDVNWTSGLPQIATYFDTQWRAKLLNRAGTGVAERLYSQRVPNHPDLLQRATRMDFTHFLAEDVLVKVDRASMMHALEVRAPMLDVNLLEFAFGRLPVNMRATATGRKIILKELAQKLLPPEFNTVRKQGFSIPLDSWVRTGAFRKSFEEVLLDESCMFQQDAVKQLFRLHDRGKSHGERLFALMLFELWRKAYGISPE, from the coding sequence ATGTGCGGAATCGTCGGAATTGTATCTCAAAAACCAGTAAAACATCGGGAGTGGCTCGATGCCGGGCGGGATGGCCTCCAACACCGCGGTCCTGACGATGCCGGAACATGGTGGTCTGAAGATTTAAGGGTCGGATTGGCCCATCGCAGACTTGCCATCATGGACCTGAGCAGCGACGGACATCAACCCATGCATTTTCCGGAAAAGAGACTTACTGTCATCTTCAACGGAGAGATTTACAATTTCCGGGAATTGAGGAAGGAGCTATCGGTTAAAGGTTACAGTTTTCACTCACAAAGTGATACCGAAGTGTTGTTGGCCGCCTTTGACTGTTGGGGCGAAAGCTTCGTATCGCGCCTTAACGGAATGTTTGCCTTCGCGATTTTCGATGATGTTCGCCAAAAGATATTCCTGGCCCGCGACAGGACCGGCGAAAAGCCGCTTTTTTACCGTGCAGCCAATGATGAACTGCGTTTCGCATCTGAACTCAAGGCTCTCCTTGCCGATCCGCTAGTGCCGCGGAGTCTTAATCCGGATGGGCTGGATACCTACCTCGGACTGGGTTTTGCACCAGGCGATTTGTGCATCCTTGAAGGATTCAACAAGCTGCCACCCGCTCACCAACTGAGCTTTGATTTGAAAAGCGGTAACCTCGAAATTAAGCGTTATTGGGACTTCCCGAAATCGAATGCTCAAGTACCGTCTCTTACAAAAGATATGTTGCTTTGCGAGCTGGAAACACTACTCTCGGAAGCCGTTCAGCGGCAGATGGTGGCCGACGTGCCGGTTGGGGTGTTGCTCAGCGGTGGAGTGGATTCAAGTCTTATTGCGGCCATGGCTGTTCGCCACGCCTCTGAAGTGCGCACATTCACCATCGGTTTTCCGGGAGGAAATCGCTACGATGAACGTCCGCACGCAAAGCTGGTGGCCGATTTTCTCGGAACCCGACACCATGAGCTGATGGCCGAACCCACCACGGTAGAACTTTTCCCTGAATTGGCGCGGCAGTTTGACGAACCCATTGTGGATTCAAGCATGATTCCCACCTACCTTGTGAGCAAACTGGTGCGGCAGCATTGTACGGTGGCGCTGGGCGGCGACGGAGGTGATGAGCTTTTCGGTGGCTACCCGCGTTACAATCGCTTGATTCGCATTCAAAAGCAACTTGGCCCTTTGCCCTTGCCACTGAGGAAAATCATCTCAGCCGGGGCTACTCATCTTCTCCCCGCAGGCACCTGGGGGCGTACCTACTTGCAAACGTTGGATGTGAACTGGACCAGCGGTTTGCCGCAGATTGCCACCTACTTCGATACCCAATGGCGGGCAAAATTGCTCAACAGGGCGGGCACAGGAGTTGCCGAACGGCTCTATTCGCAGCGCGTTCCAAACCATCCGGATCTCCTTCAGCGCGCAACACGAATGGATTTTACCCATTTCCTTGCAGAGGACGTGCTGGTAAAAGTAGATCGTGCCAGCATGATGCACGCGCTAGAAGTGCGCGCGCCCATGCTTGATGTCAATCTCCTGGAGTTTGCGTTTGGGCGTTTGCCCGTCAACATGCGCGCAACAGCCACCGGGCGTAAAATCATTCTAAAGGAATTGGCTCAGAAACTTCTGCCCCCGGAGTTCAATACAGTTCGCAAACAAGGATTTTCCATTCCGCTGGATAGCTGGGTGCGCACTGGGGCTTTCAGAAAAAGTTTTGAGGAAGTGCTGCTCGATGAAAGTTGTATGTTTCAGCAAGACGCCGTGAAGCAATTGTTCCGGTTACACGACCGCGGTAAAAGTCACGGAGAGCGTTTGTTTGCGTTGATGCTGTTTGAGTTGTGGCGAAAAGCTTACGGAATCTCCCCTGAATAA
- a CDS encoding D-sedoheptulose 7-phosphate isomerase yields MNDRIKMHFEEARQVLEKVLADEAFLASVERAGEVMRDSLNQGGKIISCGNGGSMCDAMHFAEELTGRFRDDRAPLPAIAISDPSHLSCVANDYGFEHVFARFIEGVGKAGDVLLAISTSGNSANVVRAAETAKKFGITVVGLTGHSGGKLAALCDVEIRVPHMAWADRIQEIHIKVIHALIDHLEQKS; encoded by the coding sequence ATGAACGACCGAATCAAAATGCATTTTGAAGAAGCGCGTCAGGTGCTGGAAAAGGTACTGGCCGATGAAGCATTTTTGGCTTCCGTTGAGCGTGCGGGTGAAGTCATGCGCGATTCTCTCAATCAAGGAGGTAAAATCATTTCCTGCGGAAACGGCGGAAGCATGTGTGATGCCATGCATTTTGCTGAAGAGCTTACCGGTCGTTTTCGCGACGACCGCGCCCCACTTCCTGCTATCGCCATTTCAGATCCGTCGCACCTGAGTTGTGTGGCCAATGATTACGGTTTTGAGCACGTTTTTGCGCGTTTTATTGAGGGTGTGGGAAAAGCAGGTGACGTATTGCTGGCTATCAGCACCAGCGGCAATTCTGCCAACGTGGTTCGCGCAGCAGAAACGGCCAAAAAGTTTGGAATTACCGTGGTTGGGCTTACCGGTCACAGCGGAGGAAAACTGGCCGCTTTATGCGATGTTGAAATTCGCGTGCCGCACATGGCCTGGGCCGATAGAATTCAGGAAATTCACATCAAGGTGATTCACGCTTTGATTGACCATCTGGAACAGAAATCCTAA